CGTGCAGGAGTTCCAGTTCGGCATGGCCTGGAGCGAGTACAGCCGCTTCGTCGGCGACGTCTTCGGCGCGCCGCTGGCCATGGAAGCGCTGCTGGCCTTCTTCGTCGAATCGACGTTCCTGGGCCTGTGGATCTTCGGCTGGAAGCGCCTGCCCAAGCGGGTGCACCTGGCCACCATCTGGTGCGCGACGCTGGCCACCGTCCTCTCCGCCTACTTCATCCTGGTCGCCAACTCATGGATGCAGCACCCCGTCGGCGTCGAACTAATCGATGGGCGCGCCGTGATGACCGACGCCTGGGCCGTCTTCACCAACAACACCGCACTGGTCACCCTGCCACACACGCTCTTCGGAGCCTTCGCCGTAGCCGGCGGATTCCTGCTGGGCATCGCCTGGTTCCAGCTTTACCGCAGGCGCGCGGCCGGTATCGACACGGTCGACGCGGCGGGCAGGGTCATCGTCGGCGAGGACCCGAAACTGGGCAGGAACCGCGACAAGACCGACCACGCCGTGTGGATCAAGTCCCTGCGCCTTGGCGCCATGGTCGCCTTGGTTTCCTTCCTCGGCGTCGCGTTCTCCGGACATGCCCAGGCACAGCTGATGTTCGAACAGCAGCCGATGAAGATGGCCGCCGCGGAAGCCGCCTGCCACGACGGCACCGGCTTCTCCGTGCTGTCCATCGGTTCACTGCGCGGCGGGGCGAGCACCTGTGAGGACGTCGTCGGGGTCTACGAGATCCCGGGGCTGCTCTCCTTCCTGGCCAAGAACGACTTCACCACCGAAATCAAGGGCGTCAACACGCTGCTGCCGGAGTACCAGGCCAAATACGGCACCCACCTGCCCGAGGACCCGATGTATGGGGAGCGCGCCGGCTCCGAGATCAATTACCTGCCGCTGATGGAGGTCACTTACTGGGGCTTCCGGTTGATGATCACCCTCGGCGGGATGGCCGCCGCGGCCGCAGCCGTGGCGCTATGGATCACCCGCAAGGGGACGGTGCCGAACAGCAAGTGGCTTTCGCGTCTGGCTGTCGCTGGCATCGCGGCCCCGTTCGGCGCCAACGCCGCCGGCTGGATCTTCACGGAGATGGGCCGCCAGCCCTTCGTCGTGGCGCCGAACCCCACCTTCGACGGCATCGACCAGGTCTTCATGTTCACCGCCGCGGCAGTCTCCCCGGGCGTCAGCGCGGGCGAAATGCTCTTCTCGTTGATCAGCCTCACGGCGATCTATGCGGTCCTGCTGGTCGTCGAACTGGTTCTGCTCACCCGCTACGTACGCGGCGGGGTCGCCGCAGGCATGCCCGAACTCAACGACCCGGCGGACCCGGGCGGGGACAAACACGACGACAGCGACGTGCTCGCCTTCGCCTACTAGCCCGCCGATCCGAGACAAAGGACGATCATGGATTCCCTCCCCACCCTGTGGTTCATACTCATCGCCGTACTCTGGGCCGGCTACCTCTTCCTCGAGGGCTTCGACCTGGGCGTGGGCATGCTCATGCGGCTGTTCGCCCGCAACGAGTCCCAACGCCGCGTGTTGCTCAACACCGTCGGCCCGGTCTGGGACGGTAACGAGGTGTGGCTGATCACCGCCGGCGGTGCGATGTTCGCCGCCTTCCCCTACTGGTATGCCTCGTTGTTTTCCGCGCTCTACATCCCCTTGGTCTTCGTGCTGGCCGCGCTGATCTTCCGGGCCGTGGCCTTCGAATACCGCGGCAAGGCGCGCACCCGGACGGCCAGGAACCTCTGGGACAACGCGATCGCCATCGGCTCCTTCGTGACGGCGTTCGGCATCGGCGCGATGCTTGCGCTGAGTACCACCGGATTGCCGCTGAACGCCAACGGAGACCGGGTTGGCGGTCCCTTCGCCTGGTTCACCGGGTACGCCGTGCTGGGCGGGTTGGCAGTGGTGGGTTTCTCGCTGATACATGCTCTGGCGTTCCTGTCGCTGAAGACCGACGGGGAGATCCGGGTGCGGGCCCGCGCCCTGCTGGCGCGCTGGATGCCAGTGGGGCTGCTGCCGATGGCAGGCTGGGCCATCGCCGTGGTGTTGCTCAACGGCAAGGCGCTGCCCTGGGTGCTGCTGGTGCTGGCGGTGCTGGCCGCCCTTGCCGCCTGGCTCTTTGCCCGCGCTGATGGCGAGGGCCGCACGTTCATTTCGCTGGGCCTGTTCCTGGTGCTGGGTGTCGCGACGATCTTCACCGCAGCGTTCCCGAACGTGCTTCCCTCCACCCTCGATGCCGCGTTCAACCTCACCGTCGCGAACGCTTCATCCTCGCCGTACACCTTGAAGTTGATGAGCATCGTTGCCGCGTTCGGCGTCCCGTTGGTGCTGGCCTACCAGGGGTGGACCTACTGGGTGTTCCGCAAACGCATCTCCGAGGCGCAGATTCCCGCAGCCCATCCCGTGACACCGATCGTCTAGGACGCCATGAAACCGCAACTACCCGAGGGACCCGGCGGGCGCAGGGTCGCCGCCGGACTGGTCCTGCTGGCCGCGTTGAAGGCAGCAGGCCTGATCCTGATAGCGGATGCGCTCGCCACGGGCATCGCGCAACTGGCTGGCGGAGGGACGCTGTCTGTGCGGCGGCTGCTGGTGGTTGGGATCACCGGGGCCCTGGCCCGCGCCCTTGCCGTCTGGGCCACTGCACTGCTCAGCCGCCGCGCGGGCCTCGGTGCCAAGGAGCAGCTCCGGGGACGCCTGCTCAAATCCGGGCTCGAGGGGCAGCCGGGGGTGGCCGGGAAGCTGGGCCACGGGGCGCTCTCGGCGCTGGCCAGCCGCGGGCTCGACGCGCTGGACGAGTACTACACGAAGTACCTGCCGGCACTGTTTGCCGCCGCCGTGATACCGCTGATGCTGCTGGTGCGGATCCTGGTCGCCGACTGGGTCAGCGCGTTGATCCTCACCCTTACCCTGCCGCTGGTGCCCGCCTTCATGATCCTGATCGGCCTGCATACCCAGGACCGCGTCCGCGTGGCGGCCGTCGGACTGGACCGGCTGGCCAACCAGCTGATGGAACTGGCCCAGGGGCTGCCGGCCTTGATCGGGCTCCGCCGGGCCGGGGCCAAGGGCCGCGCCCTGGAGCGCGTCACCGAGGACTACCGCCGCGCGACCATGGGCACGCTGCGCACGGCATTCGTGTCCGGCCTGGCCCTTGAACTGATTGCCACGATTTCGGTGGCGGTCCTCGCCGTATTCATCGGCGTGCGCCTGGTCCACGGCGGCATGGGGCTGGAGGCCGGCCTGCTCGCGCTGATGCTGGCCCCCGAATGCTTCTCACCGCTGCGGGAACTGGGTTCGGCCTACCACTCAGCGGAGGACGGGTCCGAGGCGCTACGCCGAACCCGGGAGATCCTGGCCAGCAGGGAAACCGGGGAAACCGGGGAGAATGACGAGCTGGCGCCCATGGACGGTATCGCCGTGCGGGCGCAGGGTCTTCGGATCGGATACCGGGCCCGTCCCGACGTCGTCGTCACCGAGGCGACATTCACGCTGGACGTCGGAGGGGTGCTGGTGCTTGATGCGGCCAGCGGAACCGGCAAGAGTACGCTGCTGAACGCCGTGGCGGGGGTGCTGGAACACCGCGGACCCGATGCCGAGGCAGTGCTCACCGGGATGCTTCGGACCGGAGCCGACACGGTGGGCTGGATTTCCCAGCACCCGGCCTTCAGCCAGGACACCGCGGAGGACGAACTGCGCCTGCACGCGGGGCGCCGGGTGGATGGCGCCGAGGTGCTTGCCGTCCTCGGCTCGGTGAATGCCGGGCACCTGATCGGGGCCCGGCTGAGCGATGCCAGCCCGGGGGAGCTGCGCCGCATTGCGGTGGCCCGCGCCCTGCTGCATCTCAAGGACGCGCCCGGGCCAAGGCTGCTGGTGGCCGATGAGCCCACGGCCCATCTTGACCCGGTCAGTGCCGAGGCGGTCCGCACGGCGCTGGCGGCCCTGCGCGGGGATACAGCGCTGCTGGTGGCAAGCCACGACCCCGTGCTGGCAGCACTGCTGCGTCGAGGGGAACCTGCCAGCATCGTTCCCGCGACTTCGACGGCGACTTCGACTTCGACGACAGCGCATGCGAGCGCCACTCACCCGGCGCCCGGAACGTTTTCTTCCACCGCTGCCGGTGACCGGACGCCAGCAGCGGGCGCCCGCAGCCATTGGCGCATGCTGCGCACGCTTCCGTGGACCGGGAGACAGGGCATGGCCGTGGGCATCGTCCTCGCGGCGCTGGCCGCGCTGGCCGCAGTGGGACTCACCGGCGTGTCCGGGTGGTTGATCGTTTCGGCCAGCCACCAGCCGCCGATCATGCACCTGCTGGTCGCGATTGTGGCAGTGCGGGCCTTCGGAATCGGACGCTCTGTGCTGCGATACGCCGAACGCCTCGCCGTGCACGACGCCGTGCTGCGGTGGGCCGGCACGCTGCGCACCCGGATCTGGGATGCGCTTTCCACCCGCCCCGAACACTGGGGCAGGATGACCCGCTCGGGTGCCGCGCTGGGCCGCCTGGTCGCCGAGGTCGACGAGGTCCGCGACACGGTGCCGCGGGTGCTGGTTCCTCCGGCTTCGGCACTGCTGAGCTGGGCGGCAGTGAGCGTGGGCATCGGTTTCTGGGCGCCGGGAGCGCTCGGGGTATCGATCGGACTCGGGGTGCTCGCCTTCGTGCTGCTACCGCCGCTGGTGCTGGCGGTGGAACAACGCCACTCGGTGGAACTTTCGGCCCACCGGATCGCGTTGGGGGAGCGGATCCCCACGATCCTGCGTGCCAGCGCCGACCTGGGTGCCCATGGCGCCGTGGATCGGGCGACCGGCGAATTCACGGCGGCCGATGCCCGGGCCAGCACCGTGCTGCGGCGCAGTGCCCGCGGTGCCGGGCTCGGCCAGGGAGCGAGCGTGCTGTTGTGCTCGCTGGCAGCCGTTGCCGCGGTGGTAGCCGTGGGCGCGACGGGCGGAAGCGGTGAAATGGCCGCCGTGGCCGGATTACTGCTGCTGGCCATGGCCGAACCGCTGGCGGATGCCGCCGTGTCGGCATCGCTGGTGCCGCAGCTGGACGACGGTCTGCGGCGCATCGAATCTTCGCTGGGAACCGGGACGGCCGGCATCCGTGCAGCGGCCGAATCCGTGGCCACGGCCGGCCGGCCGGGGACCGCCGCGGCAGCCCCGATGGGCCTGCGGCTCCAGGGCGTCACGCTGGGCTGGGGCCGGGGGAACGACGTCCTCAGCGGGATCGACGCGAGGGTGCTGCCCGGACACTGGCTGGCGGTCACCGGGCCATCGGGAAGCGGCAAGTCCACGCTGCTGGCCGCGATGCTCGGGGCGCTGGCGCCGCGCGCCGGCACGCTATCGGTGGGCGATGGCGGCGGCTGGCGGAGAATGTCCGCCGGGGATGCGGCGCGGATCGCCTGGTGCCCGCAGGAGGCGCACCTCTTTGATTCATCGGTGCGCCGGAACCTGGGCCTGGGCCGGGAAGAGGCCGACCAGCCAAGCGACGCCGAACTGTCCGAGGTGCTCGGGGCCATCGGACTCGGGGATTGGCTGGCCTCCAGTCCGGAGGGGCTGGACACCCGGATCGGTTCCGGCGGGCACCGGCTCTCCGGCGGCCAGCGCCAACGCCTTGCCGTGGCTCGGGCGCTGCTGGCGCGGGCCGACGTCCTGCTGCTCGATGAACCGACGGCGCACCTGGGCCAGGACGAATCGGTGGAACTGATCACCGACTTGCGTCGGGCGCTCGCCGGGAAGGCGGTCGTGCTGGTCACCCACGACCGGCGGCTGGAGGCCCATGCTGATTCCGTGCTGCGCCTGGATGCTGCGCCCCGGGACACTTCGCCAGAGTGGTGGGGGGCCGCAGTGCGTGGCACCCCTGTGGCCGCAGGTGCCGCGGCGCGGTAGGCCATCGCGGCAGGAGGACTGCGCCGAGGACACCAAAGGGCGGTGCCGCAACCATGGTTGCCGGTACCGCCCTTGCCGCATCCGCTCCTGCGCCACCGACTCGGAGCAGCGGGGAGCGGTCTGCCCGGGTGGTCCCCGGGTGGTGGATCAGTCCAGCAGCGAATCCTGAATCGGCGTAACCCGCTTCGTCTCGACCTCGACGACGCCGGAGCCGGCAAACGGCACCGAATCGGTTTCCGGCGCGGCGAGCGGGGCGCGGGTTGCCGTGCCCGGTGCCGGAAGACCGGCAGATGTCCCGGAGCCCAGGCCCTGGGGGCCGGTGCCCGCCGCGCCCTTGGCCGACGGAAGTCCGCCGAGCAGGTCGATGCCCTGCGCCAGCGGAACTCCGGAGCCGTCGCGGCGCCCGTGCTCGGTCGGCAGGGCGCGCAGCACCCCGGCGGTGGAGGAGGCCCGTGCCGGACCACGTCCGACCCAGGCGAGGGTCAGCTCGTCCTCGCCCTTCAGGAAGCGGTGCGCACGCACGCCGCCGGTGGCGCGGCCCTTGGCCGGGTACTCGTCGAAGGCGGTGACCTTCACCGTGCCGGCACCGGTGCCCGGCAGCGAACTGCTGCCGTTGGCGATGGTCACCACGACGGCTTGCGGATCGGCCGGATCAAGCACGCCGAAGAACACCGCGGCGTCGGAATCGGGCAGCTTGACCCCGGCCATGCCGCCGGCGGTGCGGCCTTGGGGTCGGACAGCGGAGGCCGGGTAGTGCAGCAGTTGTGCGCCGGTGGTGACGAAGACCAGGTTCTGTTCCTCCTCGGCAGGGGCGGCACCGATGACCACGTCCTTGCCCTTGAGCGTGATCGCTTCCCATTCGTCGCGGTTCAGCGGGTAGTCCGGGGTCAGCCGCTTGACCACGCCGGCGGCCGTGCCCAGGCCGATCACGGTGTTCAAGGGGACCAGCGCAACCATCTTCTCGCCCTTGGCCAGCTGGGCGAACTCGCCGATGGGCACCCCGCCGGCCAGCTGCGGGAACCCGTTGGTGTCCGGCAGCATCGGCAGGTCGACGACCTGCAGGCGCAGCATGCGGCCGGTGGAGGTGATGCCGCCGATCTCGCCGCGTGCACTGGTGGGCACCAGCGAGGACAGCACATCGTGCTTGGCCCGGGGCGCGTCGTCGCCGAACGGTTCACGGGTGCTGGTCCGGGCCACCTGGCCGGAGCCCGAGAGCAGCACCCAGCAGGGGTCGTCGGTGATTTCCAGCGCCAGCGGCGCCTTCTTCCCGGTGCCCTCCACTGCCGGCATGGTGGTGCCCTTCAGCGGCTTGCCGGCCTCGGTGGCCAGCAGCACGGTGCGCCGGGGGGTGGCGAACGCGTCGGCGACCTCCTGCAGCTCGGCGGAGACCAGCGCGCGCAGTCGCGGCTCCGAGTCCAGGATCTCCTGCAGCTCCGCGATGGCGGTGCGCAGTTCCTGCGCCTCGGCCTCCAGCTCGATCCGCGAGTATTTGGTCAGCTGGCGCAGGCGCAGCTCCAGGATGTGGCTGGCCTGGATCTCGGAGAGGTCGAAGACGCCCATCAGCCGGGTGCGGGCCATCGCTGTCTCGTCGGAGGAGCGGATGATCGCGATGACTTCGTCGATGTCGACGATGGCGGTAAGCAGGCCCTCGACCAGGTGCAGCCTCGCCTGCTTCTTGGCCAGCCGGTGGGCAGTGCGCCGACGGACCACCGAGAGCCGATGACCCACATAGACCTGCAGCAGCTCCAGCAGCCCCAGCGTGCGCGGCTGGCCCTGGACCAGCGCCACGTTGTTGATGCCGAAGGAGTCCTCCATCGGGGTGTGCTTGTACAGCGAGGCCAGCACGGCATTCGGGTTGAAGCCGTTCTTCAGCTCGATGACCAGGCGCAGCCCGTTCTTGCGGTCGGTCAGATCGACGACGTCGGCGATGCCCAGCAGCTTCTTGGCAGTGACGGCGGCCTTGATCTTCTCGATGACCTTCTCCGGGCCGACCATGTAGGGCAGCTCGGTGACCACCAGCCCGGCGCGGCGCGCGGTGATCTGCTCCAGCGCCACCTTCGCCCGGGTCTTGAAGGAGCCGCGGCCGGTGGCGTAGGCGTCCTTGATCCCGTCCAGGCCCACGATGATGCCGCCGGTGGGCAGGTCGGGGCCGGGAATGAACTTCATCACCTGGGCGAGGGTGGCATCGGGCTCCTCGATCAGGAAGCGCGCTGCGGCAATCACTTCGCCGAGGTTGTGCGGGGCCATGTTGGTGGCCATGCCCACGGCGATGCCGGTGGTGCCGTTGACCAACAGGTTCGGGAACGCGGCCGGGAGCACTTTGGGCTGCATGAACTGGTTGTCGTAGTTCGGGACGAAGTCCACGACGTCCTCGTCCAGGTGCCCGGTCATGGCCACCGCGGCGGCATCGAGCCGGGCTTCGGTGTAACGGGGGGCGGCGGGCCCGTCGTCCAGCGAACCGAAGTTTCCGTGCCCGTCGATCAGCGGCAGCCGCAGCGCGAAGGACTGGCTCATGCGCACCATCGCGTCGTAGATGGCCGTGTCGCCGTGCGGGTGCAGCTTGCCCATGACCTCACCGACGACGCGGGCGCTCTTGACATGTCCCTTGTCCGGGCGCAAGCCCATTTCGGACATCATGTACAGGATGCGGCGCTGCACGGGCTTGAGTCCGTCGCGGGCATCGGGCAAGGCCCGGGAATAGATCACCGAATACGCATACTCCAGGAAGGAGCCCTCCATCTCGCTGGTCACGTCGATATCGACGATGTGCTCGACGAAGTCCTCTGCGGGTGTTTCCTGTTTCCTACGGGCCATGCTGTTCTCGGATCCTCGAATCGGGGCTATTCCGGCACCTGGGCCGGAAAAGGGGGGTGAGTGCGCCGGATGGGTGTGCGCCGGCGGCGCGTCCAACACTCCCTGTGGGGGATAACTGCGGATAGGCTAAGCCTATGGTGGATGGACGCAAACCGGGCGAATATCCGGCTTACTGGGAAGCCGATGTCGTGCTGCGCAACGGGTCCACGGCCCATTTGCGCCCGATCCGGGCCACCGATGCCGACGCCCTGCAGGCGCTGCACCGGGGCCAGTCGGAGGCATCGGTCTATCTCCGCTATTTTACGTACAAATCGGCGCTTACCGCCAAAGAGCTCAAACGCTTCACCGAGGTGGACCACGTGGACCGCGTCGCGTTCGTGGTGCTGCGCGGAGAGGCGATCATCGGGGTAGGCCGCTACGACCGGCTCGAGGACCGCAAACAGGCCGAGGTCGCGTTCAACATTTCCGACGCGTACCAAGGCATGGGCGTGGGATCGATCCTGCTCGAACACCTGGCGGCGGCGGCCCGCGAGAACGGCATCGAACGATTCTGTGCCGAGGTGCTTCCGGAGAACCGCAAGATGCTCACCGTTTTCGCCGAGGCCGGCTACGAGGTCAAGCGGCACTTCGACGAGGGCGTGGTGATGCTCGAATTCCCGATCGACCCGACCGAGCGCTCCCGCGCCGTGATGGAATCGCGGGAACACCGCGCGGAGGCCCAATCGCTGCGCGAGCTGCTCACCGCCTCCTCCGTCGCCGTGATCGGCGCATCGCGGGCCTGGGGCTCGATCGGCTATACGCTGCTGGAAAACGTGATCGAGGGAGGCTTCACCGGAGCGGTTTACGGGATCAACCCGAAGGCGTTCGAACTGGCCGGGATGATCTCCTACGCCTCGCTCGCCGAGGTGCCCGGACCGGTTGACCTGGCGGTGATCGCCGTGCCGCAAAGCGAAATCACCGCCGTCATCAACGACTGCGCCGCCTTCGGGGTCAAGGGCCTGCTGGTGGTCACCGGCGGGTACGAGGACGAGGGCCGGGACGGGCTGGTGCGCCAACGCGAACTGGTGCGCCTGGCCCGTGCCAACGGCATGCGGATGATCGGCCCGGCCTCGCTCGGGGTGCTCAACACCGACCCTGCCGTGCGCCTGAACGCGTCCGTCTCGCCGGGCATGCCGAGCCCTGGCTCGCTGGGGCTCTTCTCCCAGTCGGCGGCCATCGGCGTGCTGCTCTATGCCGCCTCCTCGCGCCGCTCGGTGGGGCTGGGGACGTTCATCTCCGCCGGCAACCGGGCCGATGTCTCGGGCAACGACGCGATGCAGTTCTGGGAGGACGACCCCGGCACCAGCGCGGTGGGACTGTACCTGGAGAGCTTCGGCAACCCGCGCAAGTTCTCACGTATCGCCCGCCGTCTCTCGCGCTCCAAACCGGTGATCGTCGCAAAGTCCGATGTCATGGGCCTGCGGTTGCCCCCGGGACATGCCGTGCGCACGACGCAGGCCCCGTTGGGCGCCGTGGATGCGATGCTGCGCCAGTCCGGGGTGATCCGCGTGCAGACCAATGAGGAACTGATGGACATCGCGCAGATCGTCGCGGCTCAGCCGCTGCCCGCCGGCGATGGCGTGGCGGTGCTGACCAACTCGGTCGCGCTGGCCTCGGTGGTGGCCGATGCCGCCGAGCAGCATGGGCTGCGGGTGATCCACAACGTTTCGGACATCGCCCTGGAAGACGGCCAATCCGGGGCGCTGCCGCTGCTGGCGACCAGGCTGGCCGGGCTGCTGGCAGACGAAGCGGTGCACAGCGCCGTCATCTGCCTGCTCCCGGCCCGGGGAATCAGCACCCTCGCGCTGGCCGAAACCATCCGCCGCTGCGCCGGTTCCAGCGGCAAACCGGTGGTCGTGGCGTTCACCGGGATCACCGACGCGTCTGTTCCCGTCGAGGGGCTGCTGGACACCGAACTGACCGAGGCCGGAAACCAGCTCGGGCTGCCGTGCTATTCGAGCCCCGGCCAGGCGGTCATCGCACTGGCCGCCGTGGTCCGCTATGCCCAGTGGCGTGCCCGTGATTTCGGCGAACCGACGCTCCCGGCCGGCATCGACTCCGACCGGGCGGCCGTGTTGATCGACGCGGCCCGTGCGAAGGTCGGCGGTACCGACCTGCTGCGCCTGCCCCGGGAGCAGGCCGCCGCGCTGCTGGCCTGCTACGGGATCCAGGTGCTGGAATCGGTCGAGTTCGCCACTGCGGACCAAGCTGTGGCCGCGGCCGGGAGGCTGGGCTGGCCGGTGGCCATCAAAACCCGTGAGGCGAACCTGCGTCACCGCCTTGACCTGGGCGGGGTGCGGCTGAACATCACCGACGAGGCGGTGCTGCGGAGCAACATCGAGCACATGCGCGAGACGCTGGCCCCGTACGGCGACCACGAGCTGGAGATCCAGTCGATGGCCCCCGGCGGGCAGGGGTGCGTGGTGCGTGCGCTGGAGGATCCACTGCTGGGTCCGCTGATCTCCTTCGGCCTGGCCGGCGACGCGGTGAACCTGCTCGATGACTGGGCCCATGGCATCCCGCCGTTGACCAACACGGACCTCGCGGAACTGGTGCGCACGCCGCGTGCCGCGGCACGGCTCTTCGGCTACCAGGGCCTGCCGCCGGTGGACGTCGGGCTGCTTGAGGACTTCCTGAACCGCGTGGCACGGATGAAAGACGAGCACCCCGAGGTCTCGCTGCTGGAATTCAACCCGGTGATGGCCTCCGACTCCGGGCTGACGGTACTCTCGGCCGAGGTCTGGATCGGGAACCCGGAGCAGCGCACCGACTCGGCCCGCCGAGCCCTGTCCAGCTGATCGGACATGTCGCGGCGATCCGGCTCGCCGGTGGCCCACGGCCCTAGAGCCTTGGATGATTGAAGTTCCGGAGCACAGGCGGATCCTTGCCCGGGAGTTCGTTCTCGTGCGTAGGTCCATGTTCATGTACCGGAGGGTGCGGATTGCCGGTAAGCTCCGGATCCCCATAGAGGTTGCGCTCCGGGCCGGGTCTATATTCGGCAACGGGATGACGAAGGGCACCCCGGAGATGGTCCGAATTCCCAGCCGGCCGGGCAGGGTCCGGTAGCCGATCAGCACAATCAGCCGGCGCTAGGCAGGGGTGCCTAGCATCGGATCGCTGCCGTCGCTCCATCCGCGGCCGTCGGAGAGCGTGCTGCGCGGTCGCTTCGCTGCGGGGGTTCCGGGTTCAACCGCCCAGTCGGGGGCGGAGATCCCGATGCCGTCGGCGTCGAGCAGGCCGGCATCGAACGATGGCCGGGGAACAGACCCCGCGGCGGGCCCGTAGGACGAGGCCGGGGGAGCGGTGAACGGGGTGCGGGTTCCATGCTCGGGCAGGTGTGGGTTGTCCACCACGTCGAAGAGGTTTTGGATGACCTTATAGGCGGTGTGCGGGGAATCGGTGGCCACGGCGGCTGCGAATTCCTCCTCGACGGCGGCAATGCGAGCCGCCGCATCCGGGTGCTTGGCGAGCGTCGGGACAAGGCTGTCCAGCCGTTTTGCGGCGGCGAGCGTCGTCTGCGGATCGACGGTTCCGACATCCAACAAACCTGCGAGGTGCGGGTAGGCAGCTGGTGCAGGTGATCCGTCGGGACGGCGCCAGGACAGCAGCACGGCGGAGGCGTCCAACCGGTGGCCGGATCCACGCCGGGC
Above is a window of Paeniglutamicibacter cryotolerans DNA encoding:
- a CDS encoding cytochrome ubiquinol oxidase subunit I, with amino-acid sequence MDPLEIARWQFGITTVYHFLMVPLTIGLGILVASLQTAWYRTGKEEYLRMTKFWGKLFLINFIMGVATGIVQEFQFGMAWSEYSRFVGDVFGAPLAMEALLAFFVESTFLGLWIFGWKRLPKRVHLATIWCATLATVLSAYFILVANSWMQHPVGVELIDGRAVMTDAWAVFTNNTALVTLPHTLFGAFAVAGGFLLGIAWFQLYRRRAAGIDTVDAAGRVIVGEDPKLGRNRDKTDHAVWIKSLRLGAMVALVSFLGVAFSGHAQAQLMFEQQPMKMAAAEAACHDGTGFSVLSIGSLRGGASTCEDVVGVYEIPGLLSFLAKNDFTTEIKGVNTLLPEYQAKYGTHLPEDPMYGERAGSEINYLPLMEVTYWGFRLMITLGGMAAAAAAVALWITRKGTVPNSKWLSRLAVAGIAAPFGANAAGWIFTEMGRQPFVVAPNPTFDGIDQVFMFTAAAVSPGVSAGEMLFSLISLTAIYAVLLVVELVLLTRYVRGGVAAGMPELNDPADPGGDKHDDSDVLAFAY
- the cydB gene encoding cytochrome d ubiquinol oxidase subunit II; translated protein: MDSLPTLWFILIAVLWAGYLFLEGFDLGVGMLMRLFARNESQRRVLLNTVGPVWDGNEVWLITAGGAMFAAFPYWYASLFSALYIPLVFVLAALIFRAVAFEYRGKARTRTARNLWDNAIAIGSFVTAFGIGAMLALSTTGLPLNANGDRVGGPFAWFTGYAVLGGLAVVGFSLIHALAFLSLKTDGEIRVRARALLARWMPVGLLPMAGWAIAVVLLNGKALPWVLLVLAVLAALAAWLFARADGEGRTFISLGLFLVLGVATIFTAAFPNVLPSTLDAAFNLTVANASSSPYTLKLMSIVAAFGVPLVLAYQGWTYWVFRKRISEAQIPAAHPVTPIV
- the cydC gene encoding thiol reductant ABC exporter subunit CydC, producing MKPQLPEGPGGRRVAAGLVLLAALKAAGLILIADALATGIAQLAGGGTLSVRRLLVVGITGALARALAVWATALLSRRAGLGAKEQLRGRLLKSGLEGQPGVAGKLGHGALSALASRGLDALDEYYTKYLPALFAAAVIPLMLLVRILVADWVSALILTLTLPLVPAFMILIGLHTQDRVRVAAVGLDRLANQLMELAQGLPALIGLRRAGAKGRALERVTEDYRRATMGTLRTAFVSGLALELIATISVAVLAVFIGVRLVHGGMGLEAGLLALMLAPECFSPLRELGSAYHSAEDGSEALRRTREILASRETGETGENDELAPMDGIAVRAQGLRIGYRARPDVVVTEATFTLDVGGVLVLDAASGTGKSTLLNAVAGVLEHRGPDAEAVLTGMLRTGADTVGWISQHPAFSQDTAEDELRLHAGRRVDGAEVLAVLGSVNAGHLIGARLSDASPGELRRIAVARALLHLKDAPGPRLLVADEPTAHLDPVSAEAVRTALAALRGDTALLVASHDPVLAALLRRGEPASIVPATSTATSTSTTAHASATHPAPGTFSSTAAGDRTPAAGARSHWRMLRTLPWTGRQGMAVGIVLAALAALAAVGLTGVSGWLIVSASHQPPIMHLLVAIVAVRAFGIGRSVLRYAERLAVHDAVLRWAGTLRTRIWDALSTRPEHWGRMTRSGAALGRLVAEVDEVRDTVPRVLVPPASALLSWAAVSVGIGFWAPGALGVSIGLGVLAFVLLPPLVLAVEQRHSVELSAHRIALGERIPTILRASADLGAHGAVDRATGEFTAADARASTVLRRSARGAGLGQGASVLLCSLAAVAAVVAVGATGGSGEMAAVAGLLLLAMAEPLADAAVSASLVPQLDDGLRRIESSLGTGTAGIRAAAESVATAGRPGTAAAAPMGLRLQGVTLGWGRGNDVLSGIDARVLPGHWLAVTGPSGSGKSTLLAAMLGALAPRAGTLSVGDGGGWRRMSAGDAARIAWCPQEAHLFDSSVRRNLGLGREEADQPSDAELSEVLGAIGLGDWLASSPEGLDTRIGSGGHRLSGGQRQRLAVARALLARADVLLLDEPTAHLGQDESVELITDLRRALAGKAVVLVTHDRRLEAHADSVLRLDAAPRDTSPEWWGAAVRGTPVAAGAAAR
- a CDS encoding DNA gyrase/topoisomerase IV subunit A, which translates into the protein MARRKQETPAEDFVEHIVDIDVTSEMEGSFLEYAYSVIYSRALPDARDGLKPVQRRILYMMSEMGLRPDKGHVKSARVVGEVMGKLHPHGDTAIYDAMVRMSQSFALRLPLIDGHGNFGSLDDGPAAPRYTEARLDAAAVAMTGHLDEDVVDFVPNYDNQFMQPKVLPAAFPNLLVNGTTGIAVGMATNMAPHNLGEVIAAARFLIEEPDATLAQVMKFIPGPDLPTGGIIVGLDGIKDAYATGRGSFKTRAKVALEQITARRAGLVVTELPYMVGPEKVIEKIKAAVTAKKLLGIADVVDLTDRKNGLRLVIELKNGFNPNAVLASLYKHTPMEDSFGINNVALVQGQPRTLGLLELLQVYVGHRLSVVRRRTAHRLAKKQARLHLVEGLLTAIVDIDEVIAIIRSSDETAMARTRLMGVFDLSEIQASHILELRLRQLTKYSRIELEAEAQELRTAIAELQEILDSEPRLRALVSAELQEVADAFATPRRTVLLATEAGKPLKGTTMPAVEGTGKKAPLALEITDDPCWVLLSGSGQVARTSTREPFGDDAPRAKHDVLSSLVPTSARGEIGGITSTGRMLRLQVVDLPMLPDTNGFPQLAGGVPIGEFAQLAKGEKMVALVPLNTVIGLGTAAGVVKRLTPDYPLNRDEWEAITLKGKDVVIGAAPAEEEQNLVFVTTGAQLLHYPASAVRPQGRTAGGMAGVKLPDSDAAVFFGVLDPADPQAVVVTIANGSSSLPGTGAGTVKVTAFDEYPAKGRATGGVRAHRFLKGEDELTLAWVGRGPARASSTAGVLRALPTEHGRRDGSGVPLAQGIDLLGGLPSAKGAAGTGPQGLGSGTSAGLPAPGTATRAPLAAPETDSVPFAGSGVVEVETKRVTPIQDSLLD